The DNA segment gaagaagaagaagaagaagaagaagaagaagaagaagaagaagaagaagaagaagaagaagaagaagaagaagaagaagaaaacgaaggaggagaaggaggaggagaaagggggctgaaattgtttaaaaaatgggtacaagttaataaaatttaaaaaaatgggtatagattaaatgggagcgaccaaatagggcgccccgtgcaattttaaCATTATTAATTATGTTTGGTGTCAGGTAATCACGTTTCACAATAATGTGCTCAGCTATTGAAGATCAAATTTGATATTATATATCTCTTTTTTAGATCAATTTTATAACTATTGTACACGTTTTGTATAAAATTTTGTATGTTATACTATTAGTCCCAGTAATTATTTTTATAGTTATATAAATTCATTTTGCTATGGATATAGTAATTCAAATTAATTACACCTTAGTATTGGGACGTTCAAATTTGATACTGATTTGTAATTATGTTCATTATACTAGTTTTGCAGATTCAAGAATTCGACAATAACAACGCGAACTCAGTGTAATCTTATAAATGAGATATGGGAAGGATAGTTGTCACGTCCCAAACTCGAGtagcgcgaccgacgctcaatcgagtgaactcGGTCAAGCAAGCCTGTTGAATACCTTCTACCCAACTCACCCATGATTTAAGGAGAATGCATAACTTGTAAATTGACAACAGGGAGATCGTGTAGACAATACGAAATACATAACCATTAGTTACTTCGTTTAATAAGTCTCCAAAATAGTATGTTTTACAACCATAATTTAACAATGGGAGCATGTGATACAATTATGACATTTATAGTTCAACTTTTCCCACACCAATATACAACCCACACTATGTCTACAGAGTCTCTAAAGATACCAAGGAGTACAATGATAGTGCTGGCAACACgactccggctatacctcaaaacataataatacatatgaaacaaaaaatgcacaaccCCGTCATGagatggggctcaccaagtcagctgggaAGAATGATCACCGTTGTCACTGGTCAATATTCTCCACTATGGAACCACCTATATCCattaaagatgtagcgcccccgacaaaagagacgttagtacatgtcgaatagtactagtatgaaaACTAAACACATTCAAAAACATGGAAATATAACATGAATATGATGAATCAGGGTGACAATAGAATAACATAGATAGCCAATGAAGCCAAAGCAAATTTATCAAGAGCTGCTAATAACATTTATAAATTTTAAGAGGAGATCCTTTGTAACCATCTTTACACAAAACGGCCCCGCCGCATCACCCCAATGTATGCGAGTGGAGGTGCAAGCATAATACCACAACTCTACTCAAGCGGCCCTGCCGCCTTACCCCAATGTATGCGGGTGGAGGTGTAACCACAGTACCAAAATCTACACAAAACTCACCCCAATATGTGCAGGTGGAGgagtaacaacgataccaatatGACACAAAGCGGCCACGCCGCCTCACCTTAATATATATGCGGGTGGTGGTGTAACAACAATACCCAAAATTTCCACACAAAGAGGCTATGATGCCTCACCCCAATGTATATGCGGGTGGAGGTGTAATCCCAATTCCCAATCACAATCTTTACACAATTTGACACATTAACTTTCATATGAAACACAACTTGGAGTTATAATATGTAGATACACAATTCATAATTTGGAACACATCCTCAACTAATAGGACATGATAATGAGAGCATTTGAAATACGAATTGAACATATATCTTTATCACAAGCTTATTCGGAATAATCGGTTCATAGTGAACATCTTGGAACTTACAAGAGTATTGTGGGGTTACATTCCTAAAGaagagtttagccaacatacctcaattgagcttCCTTACACTCTAAAATATTCTGGAATTTTTAGCAACCTCTATCTGTTGTAGAAATATAATAAATTGAACTAAAATTAGGAAGATGATCATGGttttagctcatttgagcattttatcaaatgcTAGGTGTGCATTAAGGTTTCAAGGTCCTTTTATGAAGGATTCTATCAACCCACGACCCATTCTTTACCATTTTTAGCTCAACAATCTTCCTACACCCTTTGATTAGACATGCATGCAAAATAAACAACTCCTACACCCAAGAATTGTCTTGCTAACTACTCATCCTTAGttaaaattcgaaattaagggttagggtgtagagtcttacctcaaggatgaagacCTAGTGAGTTTTCCTTATTAATCTTCAAAGATTTGAGCAAGAATTGAGGGATGGTTTGTTGAAGATTACTCTCTCACTCTAAggcactctctctctctctaaaagtatTAGATTTTTGCTCAAAATGGCTCATTGCGTCTATTTAACGAAGTAGGGTCAGGttataaaaacccaaaaatgaagcTCCAGAACaagttatgcggtcgcatataaTGATTTTGTGGACCGCAAAATGGGTCGTAAAACAGCCCTCAAAAATTAGGCAAAACTGGCCAGGTATGCGCTCATTATACGGCCCGCATACCTGTTCTATGGTCGCACAATGCACCGCAGACTTGTTTTATGGTCGCATAATTGACCCAAAAAGGGCATCCAAACTTGCCCGTTTCTGCTTCACTCTGCGGCACTCTACGGCCCGCAAAGTGGTTCTGCGCTCTCATAGTGGACAACAGAAACGCCTGACTCTAccaaaaattttcctttactcccCAGTGCACTGTTCAACCCAAAAAGTTCGTACCGCAACGAGCAATCTCTACGAGCCTTAACACATAAGTCTACCTCGGCACCACGAAATCCTGGGTTTTTAGGTTAAATTTTACGGGCCCTTATAATAGTGtttacacagaccttacccctactttaTAAAGATAGGGAggttatttccgatagaccctcgactcaaggcACAGTGGAAATAAGGcaacaagtagcaaataataataacaacaatacaTTAAGGTAATGTGCACGAATGACAGAACATGTAATGATAAAGAATCATGAATAAGATAACACAAAAATAGTCCTAGTACTGCCGGTAAGCCTAGGAGTAACACACTACTAATTTACAACCTTcaaccctaatcctcgacctccatgtATTTCTATCGTGGGTCATATCCTCAGTAAGCTTGAGCAATGACATGTCCTTCCTAActacctctccccaatacttatTAGGCATGCCCCTACCCTTCCTAAGACCCACAATGGACAATatctcacacctcctaaccggaGCATCTATGTCTTTCCTCATCACGTTCCTGAACCATCGCAGCCTAGACTTCCGCAACTTGTCCTCCACAGATGCCACTCCTATCTTGTccctaataacttcattcctGATCATGTCCTTCCTGATATTACACATCCATCTCAGCATCCTCATCTcaactactttcatcttctggacatgggaTTTATTGAcgggccaacactcagccccatctATGATCTTTAAAGATTTGGCCAAAACTTTTGGGATTCCTTATCAATTTGATTCAGAGTTCAGCTCGAAATGTCCATGCACCTTTTAATTGTGAAGGATGAAGTTTAAAGACCTGTCTAATTATGGAGATGCAGCCAAAAATGGCTTTGGCATCGAAGAGAGAGGCAAAGGGGTGAAGAGCAACATTATTGGGGAAAGAAGACAAGAATACCTAGCTGATGTAATAGTCTTGGGCTAAAAGTAATTGGGTTGTATCTGATGGGATGATTTGATGTGTGGCTGAAATGCAAGACTTTTGGGCCGTTGAAATTCATTAAGGGATTTTTACATATCTATACACTATTGAAAACTTTATTATAAAAAATGTTCATGTTTAATTAATTACCCGACCTAAACTAGTTTTGtctataaaatatatacaatctACCTTAAAAGACTCTCAATCCATTATTTGtgcctttaatcaaggaatttagttacaccatttttcttttttctctctcaCCCCTCTTCTCTCCGGATTGAACTTATATTTAGGGATTTAGAGTATTGTCACCCTCTCTATCTCCCCATATGATGATCAAAGCTTCCTCCCATATATTCTGGGTTAAAAATATTTGTCTTCTGGAAAATATGCTTGTCCTTCTCCTTATTTTCAATCTCCATCGTGTTATTTTATTCTTAAAAAGCATAGTCATGTTTGAATGAATACGTTGACTAATTAGTTCATATATGAAATATAGAAGCGACTTTCAGTTCATTAAAAGGACTTCCAATGGGTAAGTGTAACTATAGTCAAATTGCTTCTTCTATTAGAGGTGAAGTTTGCTGGCCAATAATTTCAAATGTTAATTTTTTTTCCCCAGAAAAAGTGTATGTAATACAATAGAATTTGTGACGGATTTTAACAAGATTTAAAAGAGAACTTCTACTGAATCTAAACTTCATTGCATATTTATATTCAAATTAAACACATAAAATCTCTATCTCTAAGAATAATATATGGTACATCAACATACAAATTAaaaacttatctacaactttcacacattatttttactcagttatatacaacaacaatatcatacaacttaaatataatttttatacaaattttaaacaatatgtcttttgtatattttgtatctgatttatacatagtaaaaataaatttcatataacttattatatattatataacttatctacaacttatctacaattttatttctacccagttatatacaactacaatatcatacaacttaaatacaatttatatacaatattgtttaactttcatataatatttgaataaaaaaaaaatataaataacagaatataatttttctacaattttactacaacttTATTATAATTTTGTAAGTATAATATATgtcatatcttcttcttcttcttcttcgacgagTTTCACTCTGAATTTcaaccaaaatcaagtctaatctttacCAAAACGCCCTCAAAATTAAGATATAAACTCCAAGCAATATTTctaattgtttgcaacaacacccaatcaaaaCGAATAATAGATTttaaaaacccaaattcgaattcaaagcttctaAGCTTTTTAATGggtgtcaatggtggaattgttgctatcttttcctttgctttacattactgaaattagga comes from the Nicotiana sylvestris chromosome 4, ASM39365v2, whole genome shotgun sequence genome and includes:
- the LOC138890156 gene encoding uncharacterized protein — protein: MKVVEMRMLRWMCNIRKDMIRNEVIRDKIGVASVEDKLRKSRLRWFRNVMRKDIDAPVRRCEILSIVGLRKGRGMPNKYWGEVVRKDMSLLKLTEDMTHDRNTWRSRIRVEGCKLVVCYS